The genomic interval TTCTCACGGACAAAGATCAGCAAGTGATGCAAAAATTGGTTGAGGCCGCCAATTACATCGACCAGATTTTTTTGCGTCAAGTTTACTCTAAAAACGAAGGAATCCTGCAGGCTTTAAAAAATTCCCAACAGACGGACGACAAGGTGTATCTTGATTATTTCAAAATCATGTACGGCCCATTCGACCGTTTGAACGAAAACACGCCGTTTCTCGTTGCCGAGCCTAAACCGAAAGGCGCGAATTTTTATCCGGAAGATTTAACCAAAGATGAATTTCACAATTGGCTCAAAAATCATCCCGAGGACAAAGAAGCCTTTGAGAGCAATTTCACTGTGATTCGCCGCGATGGCGATAAACTCAAAGCAATCCCCTATTCCGAGGCATACAAAGATTTGCTGAAACCGGCGGCCAAATTGCTCAAACAAGCGGCTGATCTCTCTGAGAACGAATCGTTGAAAAAATTCCTCACCAGCCGCGCCGAGGCGTTTCTTTCCAATGACTATTTCCAGAGCGACATGGACTGGATGGATCTGGATAGTCAAATCGAAATCGTCATTGGCCCGTACGAAGTTTACGAAGACGAACTTTTTGGCTACAAAGCGTCGTTTGAGGCATTTATTTGTGCCGTTGATCCTGTAGAAAGTGAGAAGCTTCAAGTCATCGCCAAATATCTCAAAGACATGGAGAAAAATCTGCCTTACGCTGACAAGTACAAAAATTTCGACCGCGGCAGTTCCTCGCCCATTAAAGTCGTGCAGGAAATTTACACTGCCGGCGACGCGCGCGCCGGAGTGCAGACGCTGGCTTTCAATTTGCCCAATGATGAAAAAGTGCGCGAAGCCAAAGGTAGCAAAAAGGTACTGCTGAAAAATGTGCAGGAAGCCAAATTTGAGAAAATTCTCATGCCGATCATGGAAAAAGTGATTACAAAAGATCAATTGCCGCTTCTTTCTTTCGACGCCTATTTCAACCACATTTTGTTGCACGAAGTCAGTCACGGGCTGGGACCGGGCACGCTCACTTTAGCCAACGGCGAAAAAACG from Calditrichota bacterium carries:
- a CDS encoding peptidase, whose amino-acid sequence is MKNWYLLWSAILVTFVFVIGCGEKKQIKLEKADVNHVKAQLQKFAPVEIAYDQKILTDKDQQVMQKLVEAANYIDQIFLRQVYSKNEGILQALKNSQQTDDKVYLDYFKIMYGPFDRLNENTPFLVAEPKPKGANFYPEDLTKDEFHNWLKNHPEDKEAFESNFTVIRRDGDKLKAIPYSEAYKDLLKPAAKLLKQAADLSENESLKKFLTSRAEAFLSNDYFQSDMDWMDLDSQIEIVIGPYEVYEDELFGYKASFEAFICAVDPVESEKLQVIAKYLKDMEKNLPYADKYKNFDRGSSSPIKVVQEIYTAGDARAGVQTLAFNLPNDEKVREAKGSKKVLLKNVQEAKFEKILMPIMEKVITKDQLPLLSFDAYFNHILLHEVSHGLGPGTLTLANGEKTTVNKMLKETYSTIEEAKADVCGNYNVQFLIDKGIFPKDLEKSLYVTYLGGIFRSVRFGINEAHGMANMIQFNFLMENNAFNYDEATGKFSVDQARAKTAVRNLAHVLLTIEAEGNYDAAKELIKNYGVMTEEMKAALDKLTDIPVDIKPIYEVKLKIKVYNH